The genomic segment GCGGGCCGGGGTGCGGTTAGCGGCGGTGGAACTCGAATTCCGCATCGGCGCGCGGCCCCGCGGCAGCCTGCCGCGCGACCTGCTCGATGCGGCCCGCATCCTCGACGTATTCGGGCTGCTCGGCGTTCCGCTCGAAGTCGTGTTGAGTTTTCCGTCGTGCGACGAGCGCGACCCGCTGGCGGCGGACCACCAGCAGTCCGTCTGGAAACCGGGCTGGCTGACCGGTCCCTCACCGGCCACCCAAGCGGCGTGGGGAGGGGCTTATGCGGCGCTCGCGCTCTGCTGGCCGCAAGTGCGAGCTCTCACGTGGGACAACTGGTGCGACGCCGATCCGCACCTCGTGCCGTTTGCGGGACTGATCGACGCCGCGGGCCGGCCCAAACCACTTCTTGGCCGCCTCCGGACCCTTCGGACCGAACACCTTGATGTAATCCGGTAAAACGCGGTTCACTATTTCGGGCTTAATCGTCAAGATAAAGGCGCCCGCCGCGAACAGTTAGCTGGCAGCCTCATCCCGGGCGTTTGCAGCCGCATGCGCCCGTACCGGTTCGAACAATTTTTTCGGATTCCTTCTGCAAGAATTCGAGACGGAATCGTTCGTGTGTGGGCATATTACCTATGCTGAGCGTACCAACGGTGCCGGGAGAATTCCGTTGAGAGTGAAAGCGACCTGATCTCGCTGGCGTTTTGTACTGCGGACCTTGGATGGATGCGCAGGCCGCGGTATGAACTTATTGTGGGGTGACCCCACCCCGTGATGCGGACTCGCAAAAAAAACCGCACACACTCAAACCGCTTCCGTTCCACCCCGTACCGACACGAGGGAGGTACTCCGATGTCGGAGCGCGATCGCGAAACCGACGGCCCCGCCGGTGCCCCTCACACGGTCGCCGGGTACCGTCTTTTGCGCAAGATCGGCGACGGCGGCATGAGTGCGGTTTACCAGAGTTACGACGTCGCCGCCGCCCGCCCGGTCGCGGTCAAGGTTCTCGCCGATCACCTGGCCGAACAGCCCGAGTTCGTCGGCCGGTTCTACCGCGAGGCGCGCCTGAGCCGCGTACTCGAACACGCGCACGTCGTTCAGGGGTACGCCTCCGGGTTCGACCCCGAGGCCGGGAAACACTTCCTCGTCTTGGAGTACATTGACGGCCCGTCGGCGCACGGCGCGCTCCTCCGCCTCGGCCGCTTGTCGGTCGGCATGGCCGTGCGGATCGGTATCGACATCGCGCTGGCGCTCGAGTTCCTCCACGAGCGCCAGTACGTCCACCGGGACGTGAAGCCGGACAACATCCTGCTGCACCCGGACGGCGGCGCGAAACTGGCCGATCTCGGCCTGGCGAAGCGCCTCAACGACGACTCCCAACTGACCTCCATTCACCAGGGCGTGGGCACCTCCTACTACATGCCCTACGAACAGGCGGTGAACGCGAACCTCGTGGACGGCCGCAGCGACATTTTCGCGCTCGGTGCGACGCTGTACCACCTCCTGACCGGCGAGGTGCCGTTCCCCGGCGCCACCCACGACGAGGTGGTGCGCGACAAGTGGCACGGCACCTTCCGACCGCTTCGTGAGGCCAACCCGGCCGTGCCGGCGGAGGTGGCCGAACTGGTCGAGGGGACGCTCGCGTGCGACCCCCGCGCCCGCATTCAGAAGGCGGGACGGCTCGCGGCGGCGCTCGACGCAACGAAACTCGCTACACGGCTCCCGTCGTTCGCCCACGCGGCAGCGGCACACGAACCCGCGCCCCCCTGCGACGCGCCCACTCGGACCGACCACCACGTCCCGCTCCCGCCGGCGGGCGGTGCACCTTCGGCGCCCCCGCCGCCCATCACGCTCGGTGGCGGCGCGGCGTTCGTACCCCGCCTGGTCGCGGGCCACTCGAAGCGCCCGGTGCCGGCGACCGCCCCGAACCCGCCCCGATCCCGCGGCTGGCTGTGGGTGGTCGGAGCCGGTGCGCTGGTACTCGCGGCCCTCGCGCAGCAGGTCGCGCGGTCCCACTTCTCTGAAGAGCCGAACCGACCGGCTCACAGGCCGATCGTTCCGAAGGTGACGAAGCAGACCGATGGCCTCACCACGGCCTCGTCCCGATAGTCCTTCACTTCCCTCCGAGCGACAGAAAGGTCCGCCACCGGCGGACCTTTCTGTCGCTCGGGGTGCTTCCGTTACGCGCACAGAGCCGGCGCGGAGATCGAATGCGGGCCTCGAAACGGGCAGTGCGGAAATGATGTCGTCTGGAAATCTGTCAGCCGGTCGCGCCGGTCTGGTGCTGGCGGCGGTCCTGTGGAGTCTGGGCAGCGTGTTCATGCGCCTGTTGGGCGAACCGCTCGGGTTGGGGCTTCACGAACCCCACCTCACGCCGCTCCAGATCGCGTTCTACCGGGGGCTCTTCGGCGGGCTCGCGATGCTCGCTCTCGTTCGGCGCGGCGAGGTCACGTTCCGTCCACAGATGGTCGGGATGATTGTCACCTTCACGGCCATGAGCGGGCTCTACCTATCCGCGCTGGGGCTCGGCCCGGCGGCGAACGCCATCTTCCTCCAAAACACCGCGCCGCTCTGGGTGTTCGTCTTCGTGGTTCTCGTCCTCGGTGAGCGCGGCGACCGGCGCGGCTGGGAGACGGTCCTGATCGGGGCGGCGGGGGCCGTGGTCATCGTCGCGGGGAACTGGCCGTGGAGCGCGCCGGCACGCGAACAGCCGGTACAAGGGCTGATCCTCCTGATGGGCCTCGGCAGCGGGGTCTTGTACGCGATCGTCGTCCTGTTCCTCCGGGCCTTGCGCGACGCGTCGTCCGCGTGGCTCGTTGCGCTGAACCTGCTCGGTACGGCGGTCACCCTCGGGCTGTTCGTGTTGCTGAACGATGGGTGGTCCGCGTTCGTGGCCTGGGTCTCCGCACCGAGCGGCCGCCAGATCGCGGTTCTCGCGGTCTTCGGGGTCGTCCAGATGGCGATCCCGTACTGGCTGTTCGCCCGCGGGCTGCGGACCGTGTCGCCGCAAGAGGCCGCGATCATCACGCTGATCGAGCCGCTCTTGAACCCGGTCTGGGCGTATCTCCTCACCCCGGAGAAGGACACGCCGAACGTCTGGATGGGGATCGGCGGGGGGTTGATTCTGTTCGCACTGGTCTGGCGCTACCTGCCGTCGGGATCGAATGCCGATCGGGAACCGGTGCCGCACGGAGAAGGGCAGGGGGGCGAACCGTAAAAACGCAGGTTTCGGCTGGTGGCTCGGAGTGTGGTCCGCTCCCGCCGCGAGCGGTTGCCACTGCGTCAATTCGGCCCGTCGAGCGGGAGTCACTACCCTGACACCCCGACGGGCCGTGGGCGGCCTGACAAGAATCAGAACTCGTATTCGTTCTTGATCGGCTGCCGCGTGATGTCGGTGATGTCCGACAGCACGAGGACCGGGGTGTACCGCTCCTGGCCGGGCGCCTTGATGAACTGGATCACGCCCTTCACTTGAACCCAGTCGAAGTCCGCGAACTCGCCCACGGCTTGCGGGGCGATGATGCGCACCTTCAGGGTCACCGCGTCCGGTCCGCAGCACGTCATCTTCAACCGGAACAGGGTGAACTCCTTATCGCCCAGGCGCTTGAACCGGCCCTGCATGATGGCCGTTTGCCCCTCAAGTGCCTTCCGCTTGTCCGCATCGAACGCCGCTTCAGTGAGGGCGTTGAAGGAGAACTCGGCCCCCTCCCCGGGGATGAGGACGTATTTCGTGTCGCCGCTGGTGGAGACGATCTCGCGAATCTTGAGCCCCTTTGCGGTCTTCAGCTCGCGGACTTTTGTCCCGTCCGGTTGCACTTCTAACGGTTTGATTT from the Frigoriglobus tundricola genome contains:
- a CDS encoding serine/threonine-protein kinase, coding for MSERDRETDGPAGAPHTVAGYRLLRKIGDGGMSAVYQSYDVAAARPVAVKVLADHLAEQPEFVGRFYREARLSRVLEHAHVVQGYASGFDPEAGKHFLVLEYIDGPSAHGALLRLGRLSVGMAVRIGIDIALALEFLHERQYVHRDVKPDNILLHPDGGAKLADLGLAKRLNDDSQLTSIHQGVGTSYYMPYEQAVNANLVDGRSDIFALGATLYHLLTGEVPFPGATHDEVVRDKWHGTFRPLREANPAVPAEVAELVEGTLACDPRARIQKAGRLAAALDATKLATRLPSFAHAAAAHEPAPPCDAPTRTDHHVPLPPAGGAPSAPPPPITLGGGAAFVPRLVAGHSKRPVPATAPNPPRSRGWLWVVGAGALVLAALAQQVARSHFSEEPNRPAHRPIVPKVTKQTDGLTTASSR
- a CDS encoding DMT family transporter, which encodes MMSSGNLSAGRAGLVLAAVLWSLGSVFMRLLGEPLGLGLHEPHLTPLQIAFYRGLFGGLAMLALVRRGEVTFRPQMVGMIVTFTAMSGLYLSALGLGPAANAIFLQNTAPLWVFVFVVLVLGERGDRRGWETVLIGAAGAVVIVAGNWPWSAPAREQPVQGLILLMGLGSGVLYAIVVLFLRALRDASSAWLVALNLLGTAVTLGLFVLLNDGWSAFVAWVSAPSGRQIAVLAVFGVVQMAIPYWLFARGLRTVSPQEAAIITLIEPLLNPVWAYLLTPEKDTPNVWMGIGGGLILFALVWRYLPSGSNADREPVPHGEGQGGEP